One genomic region from Argentina anserina chromosome 2, drPotAnse1.1, whole genome shotgun sequence encodes:
- the LOC126783193 gene encoding peptide methionine sulfoxide reductase B5-like encodes MGSHILRSSSPLSSSSSSKTLRIFNPTTTPSLTNLLLLRPSNPLSTSLFKTHYNTFSPKPTKSIITPAIGFGGSFQNSNRTFRGGLVVTMAAAPGPIHKSEEEWRAVLSPEQFRILRRKGTEYPGTGVYDKFFEEGVYTCAGCETPLYKSTTKFNSGCGWPAFYEGLPGAINSVSDPDGMRVEITCAACGGHLGHVFKGEGFRTPTDERHCVNSISLKFTPANSNPSE; translated from the exons ATGGGCTCGCATATTCTCAGGTCTTCTTCAcccctttcttcttcttcttcttccaagaCCTTACGAATCTTCAACCCGACAACCACACCCTCCCTCAccaacctcctcctcctccgaccTTCAAACCCTTTATCCACTTCACTCTTCAAAACCCACTACAATACTTTCTCACCAAAACCCACCAAAAGCATCATCACACCCGCTATTGGATTCGGTGGGTCTTTTCAGAACAGTAATCGTACCTTCCGTGGTGGACTCGTTGTAACCATGGCTGCTGCACCTGGTCCCATTCATAAATCAGAGGAGGAGTGGCGAGCTGTCCTCTCACCCGAGCAGTTTCGGATTCTGAGGCGAAAGGGCACCGA GTACCCGGGCACTGGAGTATATGACAAGTTCTTTGAGGAGGGAGTCTATACGTGTGCAGGATGTGAGACTCCTCTCTACAAGTCCACAACCAAATTTAACTCTGGTTGTGGTTGGCCGGCTTTCTACGAAGGTCTTCCTGGGGCTATAAATTCTGTT TCGGACCCTGATGGGATGAGGGTTGAAATTACATGCGCAGCTTGTGGTGGACACCTGGGTCATGTATTCAAAGGCGAAGGTTTCCGGACACCCACAGATGAGCGCCATTGTGTGAACAGTATTTCACTCAAGTTTACTCCTGCCAATTCTAATCCCTCTGAGTGA
- the LOC126783185 gene encoding glutamyl-tRNA reductase 2, chloroplastic-like, with amino-acid sequence MAVAASGFAAPLSWPNNKSSSSSSCLHFRIGPCTIRAPPLKKTRCEIASQNSAQAVTLAGSRSFSALELLKSSSADRYTKEKSSIAVIGLNVHTAPVEIREKLAIPEAQWSQAIGELCALNHIEEAAVLSTCNRMEIYVVALSQNRGVKEVTEWMSKLSGVPVSELSKHRFLLFNKDATQHLFEVAAGLDSLVLGEGQILAQVKHVVKVGQGVPGFDRKISGLFKHAITVGKRVRTETNIASGSVSVSSAAVELALMKLPERSYATARVLVIGAGKMGKLVIKHLVAKGCREMVVVNRSEERVATIREEFKDVEIIYKPLSDMQASAGEADVIFTCTASETSLFLKEHVQMLPFVKPELGKRFFIDISVPRNVAPCVSDLTTACVYNVDDLKEVVAANKEDRLQKAMEAQTIIIDELNKFEAWEDSLETVPTIKKFRAYAERIRASEVDKCLSKMGDDISKKQQKAIYDLSMGIVNKLLHGPMQHLRCDGSESRPLNEILENMNAINRMFDLETDISLLEEKIRAKMGRSQK; translated from the exons ATGGCGGTGGCTGCCAGTGGCTTTGCCGCCCCTCTTTCGTGGCCGAACAACAAGTCCTCCTCCTCGTCGTCGTGTTTGCATTTCCGAATCGGACCGTGTACAATCAGAGCGCCGCCTCTCAAGAAGACTAGGTGTGAAATCGCTTCCCAGAATTCGGCTCAGGCCGTCACCCTCGCCGGCTCCAGATCTTTCTCCGCTCTCGAGCTCCTCAAGTCCTCCTCAGCTGACA GATATACCAAGGAAAAGAGCAGCATTGCTGTGATAGGACTAAATGTTCACACAGCTCCAGTTGAAATACGCGAGAAACTTGCCATTCCTGAAGCACAGTGGTCTCAAGCCATTGGAGAGCTCTGTGCTTTGAATCATATAGAAGAAGCTGCTGTTCTTAGTACTTGCAACCGTATGGAGATATATGTTGTTGCTTTATCCCAAAATCGCGGAGTTAAAGAAGTGACTGAATGGATGTCAAAG TTAAGTGGTGTTCCTGTCTCAGAGCTTTCTAAACACCGATTCCTTCTGTTTAACAAGGATGCGACTCAGCATCTATTTGAAGTAGCTGCTGGGCTTGATTCTCTTGTTCTCGGAGAAGGTCAAATCCTAGCTCAGGTTAAACATGTTGTGAAAGTTGGACAGGGAGTACCTGGTTTTGATAGGAAAATCAGCGGGTTGTTCAAACATGCAATCACTGTTGGTAAACGGGTTAGAACAGAAACCAACATTGCATCAGGATCGGTTTCTGTCAGTTCAGCTGCTGTGGAGCTAGCTCTCATGAAGCTCCCCGAACGTTCCTATGCTACTGCTAGAGTTTTGGTGATTGGTGCAGGTAAGATGGGGAAACTTGTGATTAAACACTTGGTTGCAAAAGGGTGTAGAGAAATGGTGGTCGTGAATAGGAGTGAAGAGAGAGTTGCCACAATACGTGAGGAATTCAAGGATgttgaaataatatataaacccCTTTCAGATATGCAAGCAAGTGCTGGTGAAGCCGATGTCATCTTCACTTGCACCGCATCAGAAACCTCACTATTCTTGAAAGAACATGTACAGATGCTTCCCTTTGTGAAGCCAGAACTTGGAAAACGGTTTTTTATTGATATCTCTGTCCCTAGGAATGTAGCACCATGTGTCTCAGATCTTACAACTGCATGTGTATACAATGTGGATGACCTCAAAGAGGTTGTGGCAGCCAACAAGGAAGATAGGCTTCAAAAGGCTATGGAAGCTCAGACAATTATTATCGATGAGTTAAATAAATTTGAAGCCTGGGAGGATTCTCTTGAGACTGTTCCTACCATCAAGAAGTTTAGAGCTTATGCTGAGAGGATTAGGGCTTCTGAGGTTGACAAATGTTTGTCAAAGATGGGAGATGATATTTCAAAAAAGCAACAGAAAGCAATATACGACCTTAGCATGGGAATAGTGAACAAACTCCTTCATGGTCCAATGCAACACCTCAGGTGTGACGGAAGCGAGAGTCGTCCTTTGAATGAGATACTAGAGAATATGAATGCTATAAACAGAATGTTTGATCTCGAGACAGATATATCTCTGTTGGAAGAAAAGATTCGAGCCAAGATGGGTCGTTCCCAGAAATAA
- the LOC126783196 gene encoding uncharacterized protein LOC126783196, translating to MACSLRRLLSHARISQTTITTLGSTEHLQSKAIMQSPARTIAQQISGSLSRSATFSLSRTLCTAIAARETRTKNLERITDELLDLTKIERHDYSILFRLKMGLNRYGPAISGVSSASSESGPASTDSKVAEKVAFDIKLEKFDAAAKIKIIKEVRTFTDLGLKDAKDLVEKAPVVLKKGVSKEEAGPIVDRLKELGATVVLE from the exons ATGGCATGCTCTTTAAGACGCCTCTTGAGTCATGCTCGTATTTCTCAAACCACTATTACCACCTTAGGGTCCACAGAACATCTTCAAAGCAAG GCTATAATGCAGTCACCTGCCAGAACTATAGCCCAACAAATATCAGG GTCCCTATCTAGATCTGCCACGTTCAGTCTCTCTCGCACTCTCTGCACAGCAATTGCAGCAAGGGAGACACGAACTAAGAATCTTGAGCGCATTACTGATGAGCTCTTGGACCTCACAAAGATAGAGAGGCACGATTATTCCATCCTTTTCAGGCTCAAAATGGGCCTTAACAGGTATGGCCCCGCAATTTCAGGGGTGAGTTCCGCATCTTCTGAATCTGGGCCTGCTTCCACAGACTCTAAGGTGGCGGAGAAGGTTGCATTTGATATCAAGCTCGAGAAGTTTGACGCGGCGGCAAAGATCAAGATCATTAAGGAGGTTAGGACTTTCACTGATTTGGGACTAAAAGACGCTAAAGACTTGGTGGAGAAGGCTCCTGTTGTGCTGAAGAAGGGTGTGTCCAAAGAGGAGGCAGGGCCTATTGTTGACAGGCTTAAGGAGTTGGGTGCTACTGTGGTATTGGAATGA